A stretch of Moorena sp. SIOASIH DNA encodes these proteins:
- a CDS encoding DUF2288 domain-containing protein: protein MDLRVQLAESLDETTWDLLIPHVKRDAVVVVTEGLDLLDVGVAIANDDVLSVQHWISEQLMHKPLHEQLSNWNSNQNKRFQALIVQPYVLVQELSMDFTKKFG from the coding sequence ATGGATTTAAGAGTACAATTGGCGGAATCCTTGGATGAGACAACCTGGGACTTACTGATTCCTCATGTTAAACGAGATGCAGTAGTGGTGGTGACTGAGGGACTGGATTTATTGGATGTTGGGGTAGCGATCGCAAATGATGATGTGCTATCTGTCCAACATTGGATCAGTGAGCAGCTAATGCACAAGCCTTTGCATGAGCAACTTTCTAATTGGAACAGCAACCAGAACAAGCGGTTTCAGGCTCTGATTGTACAACCCTACGTACTGGTGCAAGAACTTTCAATGGACTTTACCAAAAAATTTGGGTAA
- the hemW gene encoding radical SAM family heme chaperone HemW — protein MVNLLHNSEKVCDSLRVSAAYVHIPFCRRRCYYCDFPVSVVGDNATESTSSMIDQYVEVLCQEINITPPTTSSLETVFFGGGTPSLLAVEQLAKILDTLDRRFGIAADAEISMEMDPGTFTKDQLTGYRDLGVNRVSLGVQAFQDKLLSNCGRTHDSKDIVTAIELIHQVEVPEFSLDLMSGLPDQTLEQWQESLEITVKIAPTHISSYDLVLEPVTAFGRQYTSGTKPLPTDETTVIMYRLAQQLFTSVGYEHYEISNYALPGHQCRHNRVYWENRPYYGFGMGAASYTQGYRFTRPRTRREYYAWVEQLVLAGGVSDDSPTTSEDVLLETLMLGLRLAEGLSLSMLAQRFGEKILEQIWTALLQYYGCNWVEVVGDNGERVNLTYGQRLPVAGRLRLTDPEGFLFSNTILADLFHLLG, from the coding sequence GTGGTCAATTTATTACATAATTCTGAGAAAGTTTGCGATTCTTTAAGAGTCAGTGCCGCCTATGTTCATATTCCCTTTTGCCGACGCCGATGCTATTACTGTGATTTTCCAGTCTCTGTGGTAGGGGATAACGCCACAGAGAGTACCTCTAGCATGATTGACCAGTATGTCGAGGTGTTATGTCAGGAAATTAATATCACTCCACCCACCACAAGCAGTTTAGAAACAGTTTTCTTTGGAGGTGGAACACCCTCCCTGCTGGCAGTTGAACAACTAGCCAAAATCCTAGACACCTTGGACAGGCGCTTTGGAATTGCAGCTGATGCCGAGATTTCCATGGAGATGGATCCAGGAACCTTCACCAAGGATCAGTTAACGGGATACCGAGATTTGGGGGTCAATCGAGTCAGCTTAGGCGTTCAGGCATTTCAAGATAAATTATTGAGCAATTGTGGCCGTACCCATGACTCTAAAGATATAGTCACTGCTATCGAACTGATCCATCAAGTAGAGGTTCCCGAATTTAGTCTTGATTTAATGTCTGGTCTACCGGATCAAACCTTAGAACAATGGCAGGAGTCTCTGGAAATAACGGTCAAGATTGCCCCTACCCACATTTCCAGCTATGACCTAGTCCTTGAGCCTGTCACTGCCTTTGGCCGCCAGTACACCTCTGGAACTAAGCCTTTACCGACTGATGAAACCACTGTAATCATGTACCGCTTAGCACAGCAGTTGTTTACTAGTGTGGGGTACGAACATTATGAAATTTCTAACTATGCCTTGCCTGGTCATCAATGCCGTCACAATCGGGTGTATTGGGAAAACCGCCCTTATTACGGTTTTGGCATGGGTGCGGCTAGCTATACTCAAGGATATCGGTTCACTAGACCACGCACGAGGCGAGAGTATTATGCTTGGGTGGAACAGTTGGTACTTGCAGGTGGGGTTTCGGATGACTCACCCACAACTTCAGAGGATGTGTTGTTAGAAACCTTAATGCTAGGTCTACGCTTGGCAGAGGGGTTGAGTCTGTCTATGCTAGCTCAGAGGTTTGGGGAAAAAATTCTGGAACAGATTTGGACGGCTTTGCTGCAATACTACGGTTGTAACTGGGTAGAGGTTGTGGGAGATAATGGCGAAAGGGTTAATTTAACCTATGGTCAGAGGTTACCAGTGGCGGGACGGTTGAGATTAACTGACCCGGAAGGGTTTTTGTTCTCCAATACCATTCTGGCTGACTTGTTTCATCTGTTGGGGTAG
- a CDS encoding PIN/TRAM domain-containing protein, producing MLDFVIILLFIIAAASIGFDSVELLPGHVQDQVSNLTALRSTTACFGAIIGLALGLMAQVTYRRVEAQVRKMPIEVILTRAIGLILGLLLANLMLAPIFLLPIPSEFSFIKPLTAILGSVMFSFLGVSLADTHGRTFLQLINPNSLESVLVAEGTLKSASSKILDTSSIIDGRIEALLETGFIEGQILVSQFVLLELQQLADAANDQKRTRGRRGLDILNRMQAVYPERLVIHSADYDDLQTVDTKLVRFAQEINGTLLTNDYNLSKVAKLQKVPVLNVNDLAQAVRPLYLPGDILELKILKGGKEPTQGVGYLDDGTMVVVEEGYKHMGVELPVIVTSALQTSAGRMIFARPQASVTV from the coding sequence ATGCTTGACTTCGTCATTATACTTTTATTTATCATAGCAGCAGCAAGCATAGGCTTCGACAGTGTGGAATTGCTACCCGGTCATGTGCAAGATCAAGTCAGCAATTTGACAGCGTTACGCTCGACTACTGCATGCTTTGGTGCCATTATCGGACTAGCACTAGGGTTAATGGCCCAAGTAACTTACCGTCGGGTAGAAGCCCAAGTGCGAAAAATGCCGATTGAGGTAATTTTGACCAGGGCTATTGGTCTGATCCTGGGACTGCTGTTAGCTAATTTAATGCTAGCGCCAATTTTTTTACTCCCCATCCCCTCGGAATTTTCCTTCATCAAACCCCTGACTGCCATTTTAGGAAGTGTGATGTTTTCCTTCTTAGGGGTTAGTCTAGCCGATACCCATGGTCGCACCTTCTTGCAGCTGATCAATCCTAACAGCCTGGAATCAGTTTTAGTGGCAGAAGGCACCCTCAAATCAGCCTCAAGTAAAATTCTAGATACTAGCAGTATCATTGATGGTCGGATCGAAGCACTGCTTGAGACCGGTTTTATCGAAGGTCAAATTCTGGTTTCCCAGTTTGTCTTACTAGAATTGCAGCAACTTGCCGATGCTGCCAATGATCAGAAGCGAACTCGGGGACGGCGGGGGCTAGATATCCTAAATCGGATGCAAGCCGTTTACCCAGAACGCTTGGTGATCCATTCCGCTGATTACGATGACCTACAAACTGTAGATACCAAATTGGTACGTTTTGCCCAGGAAATTAATGGCACTCTTTTAACGAATGATTACAACTTGAGTAAAGTGGCTAAGCTCCAAAAGGTGCCAGTGTTGAATGTCAATGATTTAGCCCAAGCCGTGCGTCCTCTGTATCTACCGGGTGACATCCTAGAGCTGAAAATCCTTAAGGGGGGTAAAGAACCTACCCAGGGAGTTGGTTATCTAGATGATGGGACAATGGTAGTGGTAGAAGAAGGGTATAAACACATGGGTGTTGAACTGCCAGTCATTGTTACCTCAGCCTTGCAGACCTCAGCAGGTAGGATGATTTTTGCTCGACCTCAAGCTTCGGTTACGGTTTGA
- a CDS encoding class I SAM-dependent methyltransferase, which produces MANFRKYLLAAAIAVLLIPVLLLTNYTYTRELKSNINASDLYTIRSFHSKDGIGKFYLGREIAKVMGHQEMLWLERPSRKSQEQPSLVIDALNLQPTDTVADIGAGTGYFSFRIAPLLPEGKVLAVDIQPEMIDVIDFLTEDNNVNNVDTILGSLTDPKLPENSINLALMVDVYHELEYPREMMESIVKALKPEGRVVLVEYRKENPLIPIKGLHKMTQKQVKKEMEDVNLIWQETNNSLPSQHLMVFKVSDNSL; this is translated from the coding sequence ATGGCAAATTTCAGGAAATATCTGTTGGCAGCTGCGATCGCTGTCTTACTCATCCCAGTTCTACTACTAACGAATTATACCTATACTCGGGAACTAAAATCAAACATCAATGCTAGTGACCTGTATACAATCCGCTCTTTTCATAGCAAAGATGGCATTGGCAAATTCTATCTGGGTCGAGAAATTGCTAAAGTAATGGGACATCAGGAAATGTTGTGGCTGGAACGCCCTAGTAGGAAATCCCAAGAGCAACCTTCTCTAGTTATTGATGCTCTTAATTTACAACCAACAGATACTGTTGCAGATATTGGAGCAGGCACTGGTTATTTTAGCTTTCGAATCGCTCCGTTGCTACCGGAAGGAAAAGTATTAGCAGTAGACATTCAGCCAGAAATGATCGACGTTATTGACTTTCTAACAGAAGATAACAATGTTAATAACGTTGATACAATATTAGGAAGTTTAACTGACCCTAAACTTCCTGAAAATAGCATTAATTTAGCGTTAATGGTAGATGTTTACCATGAGCTTGAATATCCCCGGGAAATGATGGAATCGATTGTTAAAGCTCTCAAACCAGAAGGAAGAGTTGTGCTGGTGGAATATCGAAAGGAAAACCCACTTATTCCTATTAAGGGCTTGCATAAAATGACTCAGAAGCAAGTTAAAAAAGAAATGGAAGACGTGAATTTAATTTGGCAAGAAACCAATAATAGTTTACCCA
- a CDS encoding Uma2 family endonuclease, whose protein sequence is MNTSSISLPPTLELKLDLTDKQFWQLCHDNSDLRFERTATGELIIMSPTGSTTGERNADLIYQLKAWSRQNNLGKVFDSNSGFTLPNGANRSPDASWVQQEHWDALTPVEQERFAPICPDFVVELMSPSDSLEKTRAKMREYMENGARLGWLINRKQRKTETYRPHQDVEILNNPDTISGEDVLQGFVLDLTTIW, encoded by the coding sequence ATGAATACTTCCAGCATCTCCTTACCCCCTACTCTAGAATTAAAACTGGACTTAACCGACAAACAATTCTGGCAACTCTGTCACGACAACAGCGACTTAAGATTTGAGCGCACTGCTACTGGAGAATTAATTATTATGTCGCCTACAGGTAGCACCACAGGTGAACGAAATGCTGATTTAATCTATCAACTAAAAGCCTGGAGTCGCCAGAACAATCTGGGTAAAGTTTTTGACTCCAACAGTGGGTTTACTCTTCCCAATGGTGCAAACCGCTCTCCTGATGCGTCTTGGGTTCAGCAAGAGCACTGGGATGCTTTAACCCCCGTTGAACAAGAAAGATTTGCTCCCATATGTCCCGATTTCGTAGTGGAGTTAATGTCTCCTAGCGATTCCCTGGAGAAAACCCGTGCTAAAATGCGAGAATACATGGAAAACGGGGCAAGACTTGGCTGGTTGATTAACCGAAAACAGCGAAAAACCGAAACTTATCGTCCCCATCAAGATGTAGAAATTCTCAACAATCCTGATACTATTTCCGGGGAAGATGTCTTGCAAGGATTTGTGTTAGATCTGACAACAATTTGGTAA
- a CDS encoding YdcF family protein has translation MIFRIHSHSSAPNYKAKLIPWVTLVLAMTLMYGYKRIESYLVQPKVALVLGGSESRERFAAKFAIKHPDLDIWVSSGSPKGYAKRLFTREGIEVSRLHLDYKAVDTVTNFTTLVDQLEAQDIDSVYLITSDYHMRRARLIGDIVFGSRGIVLKPLPVPSEKSTEPLDKALRDGARALLWLTTGHTGAELGQASKRLIN, from the coding sequence ATGATTTTCAGGATTCACTCCCACTCATCAGCCCCTAACTATAAAGCTAAATTAATACCATGGGTGACACTCGTTTTAGCAATGACCCTAATGTATGGTTACAAAAGGATTGAAAGCTATTTAGTGCAACCAAAAGTTGCCTTAGTTTTAGGGGGATCTGAATCGCGGGAGAGATTTGCTGCCAAATTTGCCATCAAGCACCCAGACCTCGACATTTGGGTATCTTCTGGCAGCCCGAAAGGATATGCTAAACGGTTATTTACCCGGGAAGGAATTGAGGTCAGTCGCCTCCACCTAGACTACAAAGCGGTGGATACGGTCACTAACTTTACTACCTTAGTGGATCAGTTAGAAGCTCAGGACATCGATAGTGTCTATTTGATTACTTCTGACTATCATATGCGCCGTGCTCGCTTGATTGGTGATATTGTTTTTGGCAGTAGAGGAATTGTTCTCAAGCCCTTACCTGTTCCTTCCGAAAAGTCTACTGAACCCCTTGATAAAGCTTTGCGAGATGGGGCTAGGGCTTTGTTGTGGTTGACGACAGGTCATACAGGGGCTGAATTAGGGCAAGCCTCGAAAAGATTAATCAATTGA
- a CDS encoding transglycosylase domain-containing protein produces MRNSINIIKQKIWLRLNPKHRRAVKLFLGLALLGITVRTLPYLAPIRAKDLVQDDLAVEFRDRNGLSLGTILSRDQDHTAVVPLDQISPHFIHAILAAEDGEFYHHGALEMRAIMRSLIQAIEAKRIVSGASTITMQLARMLEPNPRTLPAKFQEIWLSWRLAAGMSKDEILAAYINRLPMGGNIYGLEAAARIYFGMPASELNVAQASLLAGLPNNPNYLNPYYYWDAAKRRQIYVLNRMVEDGYITATQADQAYEEAISLLPRQQGIIAAPHFLFLVANQLPSEHPSQIRTTIDRPLQEFVEAQVQQVVRELAHKNVHHAAAIVIENQSGEVYAYVGSPDYFSEAELGRNDGVQALRQPGSTLKPFLYQLALEQRIIRPNTVLADIPTYYAIPGARLYSPTDYSETFLGPVRIRVALANSLNIPAVRVLEKVGVSNFLLHLHQLGFEHLTQSPEHYGLGLTLGSGEVSLWELARAYLTLARLGQPTSVVTTLSSPSPNRDDLSVYRRAGRARRQGRQERQASGGSKQLSDHRASKQSPLFKLPYSKAKGEQPNNLKHSNLELSTVSTWALITDILSDPQARAQGFGVDSVLNLPFPAAVKTGTSSNFRDTWTVGFTKNYTVATWVGNFNGEPMEQVSGVIGAAPLWHRIMLHLHQSQEPAPFQAPPGLVQRPVCALSGLRPTPACPTVVQEYFYPDDLQDYERQSDTFYQITSVGANQQSPQYIVNLPDEYNEWLARQPQGNLAPGKLKILSPREGDLYVLYPTESDLDSNSAVQRLEFKVAGLKSESVEWWLNGEKLTTNSSNSFFWPLGPGDWTLEVKSGDISDRVTFKVQLAENPPTRRGFSIAGP; encoded by the coding sequence ATGAGAAATTCCATTAACATCATCAAACAGAAAATTTGGTTGAGGCTAAATCCCAAACATCGGCGCGCTGTAAAACTATTCCTTGGCTTAGCGCTGCTTGGCATCACCGTCCGTACGCTTCCCTATCTTGCTCCCATTCGTGCTAAAGATTTAGTTCAAGATGACCTAGCGGTAGAATTTCGTGATCGCAATGGTTTATCCCTAGGCACAATCCTCAGTCGAGACCAAGACCATACTGCGGTTGTCCCTCTCGATCAAATTTCCCCGCACTTTATCCATGCTATTCTCGCCGCAGAAGATGGAGAGTTTTATCACCATGGGGCATTAGAGATGCGGGCAATTATGCGATCGCTAATTCAAGCCATTGAGGCGAAACGCATTGTCAGTGGTGCTTCCACTATCACCATGCAACTGGCACGGATGCTCGAACCCAACCCCCGCACTCTACCTGCCAAATTCCAAGAAATTTGGCTATCCTGGCGATTAGCAGCAGGGATGAGTAAAGATGAAATCTTGGCAGCCTATATCAACCGACTCCCTATGGGTGGCAATATCTATGGCTTAGAAGCTGCTGCTCGGATTTATTTTGGCATGCCTGCCAGTGAACTCAATGTTGCTCAAGCCAGCCTATTAGCTGGTCTACCCAATAATCCTAATTATCTCAATCCTTATTATTACTGGGATGCTGCCAAACGGCGGCAAATCTATGTGCTTAACCGAATGGTAGAGGATGGCTATATCACTGCTACTCAAGCAGACCAAGCCTATGAGGAAGCCATTTCCCTACTACCTCGACAGCAAGGAATAATTGCCGCGCCACACTTTTTATTCTTGGTTGCCAACCAATTACCATCAGAGCATCCCTCCCAAATTCGTACTACTATCGACCGTCCCCTACAGGAATTTGTTGAAGCCCAAGTGCAGCAAGTAGTTCGCGAGCTTGCCCATAAAAATGTCCATCACGCTGCTGCTATTGTCATTGAGAATCAATCCGGTGAAGTATACGCCTATGTCGGCTCTCCGGATTACTTTTCCGAAGCTGAATTAGGACGCAATGACGGAGTCCAAGCCCTACGTCAACCCGGTTCCACCCTCAAACCTTTTTTATATCAATTAGCCTTAGAGCAGCGCATCATTCGTCCCAACACCGTCTTAGCCGACATTCCCACCTATTACGCCATTCCCGGAGCTAGACTCTACAGTCCCACCGATTACAGCGAAACTTTCCTCGGACCAGTTCGCATTCGCGTTGCTCTAGCCAATTCCCTTAATATCCCAGCAGTTAGGGTATTGGAAAAAGTTGGAGTATCAAACTTTCTGTTGCACTTACATCAACTAGGTTTTGAACACCTAACCCAGTCTCCAGAACATTATGGATTAGGATTAACCCTAGGTAGTGGTGAAGTTAGTCTTTGGGAACTAGCTCGCGCCTACCTCACCCTAGCACGACTTGGACAACCCACATCCGTTGTCACTACACTATCTAGCCCCTCGCCAAATAGGGATGATTTGTCGGTTTATCGAAGAGCGGGAAGAGCACGAAGACAGGGAAGACAGGAAAGACAGGCAAGCGGGGGAAGTAAACAATTGTCAGATCATCGAGCAAGCAAGCAAAGCCCACTGTTCAAGCTACCCTACTCGAAGGCCAAAGGCGAACAACCAAATAACCTTAAACATTCCAACCTTGAACTTTCAACCGTTTCAACCTGGGCATTAATAACAGATATACTGAGTGACCCTCAAGCTCGTGCTCAGGGGTTTGGTGTCGATTCAGTACTGAATTTACCTTTTCCGGCTGCCGTTAAAACTGGCACCTCTTCTAATTTCCGAGATACTTGGACTGTGGGATTCACCAAAAACTATACCGTTGCCACTTGGGTAGGCAATTTTAATGGTGAGCCCATGGAACAAGTGTCTGGGGTGATTGGTGCTGCTCCCCTCTGGCATCGGATTATGTTACACCTGCATCAATCTCAAGAACCTGCTCCGTTTCAAGCTCCTCCCGGTTTAGTCCAACGTCCAGTGTGCGCCCTTTCCGGTTTGCGTCCCACTCCTGCTTGTCCAACTGTTGTCCAGGAATACTTCTATCCAGACGACCTCCAGGATTACGAACGTCAATCCGATACGTTTTATCAAATCACCAGTGTTGGGGCTAACCAGCAATCGCCCCAGTACATCGTTAATTTACCTGATGAGTACAACGAGTGGTTAGCAAGACAACCTCAAGGAAATCTAGCGCCAGGAAAACTGAAAATTTTGTCTCCTCGGGAGGGGGATTTATATGTGCTGTACCCTACTGAATCCGATCTTGATAGCAACAGTGCTGTTCAACGGCTAGAGTTCAAGGTGGCTGGGCTAAAGTCTGAGTCAGTGGAGTGGTGGTTGAATGGTGAAAAGCTAACTACCAACTCATCCAATTCGTTCTTCTGGCCTCTGGGTCCTGGGGATTGGACATTGGAGGTAAAAAGCGGTGACATTAGCGATCGCGTCACTTTCAAGGTGCAGTTAGCAGAAAATCCACCAACTCGCCGGGGGTTTTCTATTGCTGGCCCTTAG
- a CDS encoding tetratricopeptide repeat protein, producing MIVKDEEESLPQCLSSVKDVVDEMVILDTGSTDRTIEVAQSYGARVYQFEWCNDFAAARNQALSYVEGEWVLVLDADEVLKPEVVPEIKQAIQNSSYLVINLVRQEVGATQSPYSLVSRLFRYHPDIRFSRPYHAMVDDTVAQMLQREPQWQVVSLSQVGILHYGYSRDAIASRNKLTRALTAMEGYLASHPFDAYVCSKLGALYIQNNQVDQGVELLKRGLTSTKLEPAVLFELHYHLGNAYTRQGELNSGAIHYQQAIQQPILPQLKLGAYNNLGSLLLQAGELNHAKTAYEMAVKIDPSFALGHNNLGMTWKALGQMENAIASYQQAIQLNPEYGEAYQNLGVVWLKLGKVDQSLSAFKKAIALHETHNPAEAERLRQGLYAMGFQV from the coding sequence ATGATTGTTAAAGATGAGGAAGAATCGTTACCACAATGTTTGAGTAGTGTCAAGGATGTAGTGGATGAGATGGTCATCCTAGACACAGGTTCAACGGATCGGACGATTGAGGTGGCGCAAAGCTATGGCGCTAGAGTTTATCAGTTTGAATGGTGTAATGATTTTGCAGCTGCTCGCAATCAGGCGTTGAGCTATGTGGAAGGGGAATGGGTGCTGGTGTTGGATGCTGATGAAGTGTTGAAACCGGAAGTTGTACCGGAAATCAAGCAGGCTATCCAAAATAGTTCCTATCTAGTTATTAATCTAGTCCGGCAAGAAGTGGGTGCTACTCAATCTCCCTATTCTCTGGTGTCCCGTTTATTTCGCTATCACCCAGATATTCGCTTTTCTCGACCCTATCATGCTATGGTTGATGATACTGTAGCGCAAATGTTGCAACGAGAACCCCAATGGCAGGTGGTGTCTCTTTCCCAGGTGGGAATCTTACACTACGGTTATAGCCGTGATGCGATCGCATCACGGAATAAGTTGACTAGAGCCCTTACGGCGATGGAAGGCTATCTGGCTAGTCATCCGTTTGATGCTTATGTGTGTAGTAAACTCGGGGCGCTTTATATTCAAAATAATCAAGTAGACCAGGGTGTGGAGTTACTCAAGCGTGGTTTAACTAGCACTAAGCTAGAGCCAGCGGTATTATTTGAACTGCACTACCATCTGGGGAATGCTTATACTCGCCAAGGAGAGCTTAATTCAGGAGCAATACATTATCAACAGGCGATTCAACAACCGATTTTGCCCCAGTTGAAATTAGGAGCTTACAATAACTTGGGCAGTTTGTTGTTACAAGCAGGGGAGTTGAATCACGCCAAAACTGCCTATGAAATGGCAGTAAAGATAGACCCAAGTTTTGCCCTTGGACATAATAATCTGGGCATGACTTGGAAGGCTTTGGGTCAAATGGAAAATGCGATCGCATCCTATCAGCAAGCGATTCAACTCAACCCAGAGTATGGAGAGGCTTATCAAAACTTGGGAGTGGTTTGGCTTAAATTGGGCAAGGTTGATCAGAGTTTATCGGCATTTAAAAAAGCGATCGCACTTCACGAAACCCATAACCCAGCTGAAGCTGAGCGTCTTCGTCAGGGACTTTACGCTATGGGATTTCAGGTTTAA
- a CDS encoding Uma2 family endonuclease, with amino-acid sequence MTVTITPAHSLEEFLKLPETKPAREYINGEIVQKPMPKGKHSRLQLRLCNSINENTESQKIAYAFPELRCSFGIRSIVPDIAVFKWSRIPFDADGEVPNDFLLYPDWIIEILSPEQSSNRVIGNILYCLQHACQLGWLIDPADRSILVFRPGQQPELLLGSNQPSVLEDINLELTVDRIFGWLKMSGN; translated from the coding sequence ATGACTGTCACAATCACCCCAGCACATAGCCTGGAAGAATTTCTGAAGCTCCCAGAAACAAAGCCAGCCAGGGAATACATCAACGGCGAGATTGTCCAGAAGCCAATGCCGAAAGGAAAGCATAGTCGATTGCAGCTGAGGCTATGCAACAGTATCAACGAAAACACAGAAAGCCAGAAAATTGCTTATGCCTTCCCAGAGTTGCGCTGTAGTTTTGGCATACGCTCTATTGTACCTGATATAGCGGTTTTCAAATGGTCACGAATTCCCTTTGATGCCGATGGGGAAGTTCCCAATGATTTTTTATTGTACCCAGATTGGATAATTGAAATCCTTTCTCCAGAACAGAGTTCAAATCGGGTAATTGGCAATATTCTCTATTGCTTACAACATGCTTGTCAGCTAGGTTGGTTAATTGATCCTGCTGATAGATCTATTTTAGTGTTTCGACCGGGTCAACAACCAGAATTGTTACTAGGTAGCAATCAACCTTCTGTATTAGAGGATATTAACCTAGAGTTAACAGTAGATCGGATTTTTGGTTGGCTGAAGATGTCAGGGAATTAA
- the rsmI gene encoding 16S rRNA (cytidine(1402)-2'-O)-methyltransferase: MLYVVGTPIGNLQDMTFRAVEILQSVDLIAAEDTRHTGKLLQHFQIKTPQVSYHKHNHDQRLPELLNRLGQGNTIALVTDAGMPGISDPGYKLVKAVIEEGISVVPIPGATAGITALSAAGLPTDRFVFEGFLPTKGQSRKKRLDSLKGEPRTLILYEGPHRVLNTLRDLASCLGENRRIVLARELTKLHEEFWRGTIGDAIAHFTHLEPKGEFTLVIGGASQDKPMLSKAELEAQLIEIMAQGVSRSQASRQLAQLTQLPRRQLYQLALTIPSSVFPVKDQD; this comes from the coding sequence ATGCTTTATGTGGTGGGAACACCAATTGGTAATTTGCAGGATATGACGTTTCGGGCAGTGGAAATTCTGCAATCGGTGGATTTGATTGCTGCGGAAGATACGCGCCATACCGGGAAGCTATTGCAGCATTTTCAAATTAAAACGCCGCAAGTGAGTTACCACAAACACAATCACGACCAGCGTTTACCCGAGTTGTTGAATCGCCTGGGTCAAGGAAATACCATTGCGTTGGTGACGGATGCTGGGATGCCAGGCATTTCTGACCCTGGCTATAAATTGGTCAAGGCTGTTATTGAGGAGGGGATATCGGTAGTTCCAATACCAGGTGCTACTGCTGGAATTACGGCATTAAGTGCTGCGGGACTACCGACAGACCGATTTGTGTTTGAAGGCTTTTTACCCACCAAGGGTCAAAGTCGAAAAAAACGCTTAGACTCTCTCAAGGGGGAACCAAGAACGTTGATTTTATATGAAGGGCCTCACCGCGTGCTTAATACCTTGCGAGATTTGGCAAGCTGTTTGGGAGAAAACCGTAGAATTGTATTGGCTAGGGAATTAACTAAACTCCATGAGGAATTTTGGCGGGGAACTATTGGGGATGCGATCGCTCATTTTACTCACCTAGAACCCAAGGGAGAGTTTACCCTAGTAATTGGTGGAGCTTCCCAAGACAAGCCTATGTTATCAAAAGCTGAACTAGAAGCTCAATTGATAGAGATTATGGCTCAGGGAGTATCGCGATCGCAAGCGAGTCGTCAATTAGCTCAGCTAACTCAACTCCCCCGACGTCAACTTTATCAGCTAGCGTTGACAATTCCTTCATCAGTTTTTCCGGTCAAAGACCAAGACTAA